In Actinoplanes sp. NBC_00393, a single genomic region encodes these proteins:
- a CDS encoding CBS domain-containing protein → MTTAREIMSRDVTCVGEKESLAEAARKMSELNVGSLPICGEDNRLHGMLTDRDIVVKALAKGRNPADVPASELASGKPITIGADDDAAEILRTMSQYKVRRLPVIDGHQLVGIVAVADVARALPDRPVGDLIDAISE, encoded by the coding sequence ATGACGACCGCCCGCGAGATCATGAGCCGGGACGTCACCTGCGTCGGCGAGAAGGAGTCCCTCGCGGAGGCCGCCCGGAAGATGTCCGAGCTCAACGTGGGCTCGCTGCCCATCTGTGGTGAGGACAACCGGTTGCACGGCATGCTGACCGACCGGGACATCGTGGTGAAGGCCCTGGCGAAGGGCCGCAACCCGGCCGACGTGCCCGCCTCGGAGCTGGCCTCCGGCAAGCCGATCACCATCGGCGCCGACGACGACGCCGCCGAGATCCTGCGCACGATGAGCCAGTACAAGGTTCGCCGCCTGCCGGTCATCGACGGTCACCAGCTGGTCGGCATCGTCGCGGTCGCCGATGTGGCCCGCGCGTTGCCGGACCGTCCGGTCGGCGATCTGATCGACGCGATCAGCGAGTAA
- a CDS encoding NAD(P)H-hydrate dehydratase codes for MPSRSEERVVTPALLREWALPDPQGSKEARGTVLVVGGARCTPGAVLLAGVAALRAGAGRLQLAVAAESAVPLSIAVPEAKVVGLTSDGDTPDEVLRLAEDADVIALGPGLDDIDHTTRLMKAVLGAAGPETAVVLDAYALGALSKDPGLLRQPRAVLTPNLAEAGHLLGRAPGDDLAAAARELAERHRAVVSLYGHIADPGGGAWREESGDAGLGTSGSGDVRAGIVAGLLGRGADPAQAACWAAYVHAMSGRRLAPGYGRTGFLARELVDEVAATIATV; via the coding sequence ATGCCGAGCCGGTCTGAGGAACGGGTGGTCACCCCGGCGCTGCTGCGCGAGTGGGCCCTGCCGGATCCGCAGGGCAGCAAGGAGGCACGCGGCACCGTGCTGGTGGTCGGCGGCGCCCGGTGCACGCCCGGCGCGGTCCTGCTGGCCGGGGTTGCCGCGTTGCGGGCCGGGGCGGGCCGGCTGCAGCTGGCGGTCGCTGCGGAGTCGGCGGTGCCGCTGAGCATCGCGGTTCCGGAGGCGAAGGTGGTCGGCCTGACCTCGGACGGCGACACCCCGGACGAGGTGCTGCGGCTGGCCGAGGACGCGGACGTGATCGCGCTCGGGCCGGGTCTGGACGACATCGACCACACCACCAGGTTGATGAAAGCGGTGCTCGGCGCGGCCGGCCCGGAGACGGCGGTGGTGCTGGACGCGTACGCCCTCGGTGCGCTCAGCAAGGATCCCGGCCTGCTCCGGCAGCCCCGTGCCGTGCTGACCCCCAATCTGGCCGAGGCCGGGCATCTGCTCGGCCGTGCTCCCGGCGACGATCTCGCGGCCGCCGCCCGGGAGCTGGCGGAGCGGCACCGGGCAGTGGTCTCCCTGTACGGCCACATCGCCGACCCCGGTGGCGGCGCCTGGCGGGAGGAGAGCGGAGACGCCGGTCTCGGCACGTCCGGCAGCGGCGATGTGCGGGCCGGCATAGTCGCCGGTCTGCTGGGCCGCGGCGCCGATCCGGCACAGGCCGCCTGCTGGGCCGCCTACGTGCATGCGATGAGCGGACGCCGGCTGGCCCCGGGATACGGGCGGACCGGGTTCCTGGCCCGCGAACTCGTCGACGAGGTGGCCGCGACGATTGCAACGGTCTGA